In the genome of Polynucleobacter sp. TSB-Sco08W16, the window TACGACCATCCATCATGTCTGATGGCGCAACGATATCAACCCCAGCTTCTGCCTGTACAAGAGCTTGCTTCACTAAGATTGCAGTGGTCTCATCATTGAGAATGCGACCTTGATCATCTAGTACGCCATCTTGGCCATGGCTTGTATACGGATCGAGCGCAACGTCGGTCATGATGCCTAAAGTTGGAAAGCGTTTTTTGAGTTCACGAACAGCCGTTGGAATAAGCCCGGATGGATTAAAGGCTTCTTTCCCATCGGGGGTCTTTAAGGATGCATCGATGACCGGAAAGAGTGCTAAGACTGGGATTCTGAGCTCGACACATTCTTTTGCAACTGGAATGAGAAGATCTAATGAAACACGATTTACGCCAGGCATTGAGGCAACAGCCTCCGACTTGCCTTGACCCTCTAGAAGAAAAACTGGATAAATGAGATCGCTTGCTGAAACCGAGTTTTCCTGCATTAGACGACGCGACCAACCATCACGTCGCATGCGACGCGGGCGATGACTTGGAAAGTTGAGCAAAGCGTTAACTGGTGATTTCATCTTCATGGGTTTCTGCTTCAAATAGCCATTTAATAATTAAATTATCTGCCTCTTCAAGACCAATGCGTTTGGTGCTAGAGAATAATTGTGCCGTAAGTTGCTTTGATTCTCCCGTGCCATCAGGCAAAGCAGGGTCATATTGTTGTAGTTGCTTGCGCACAGCTTCAAGAGCATGTTTACATTCACTCTTATTGAGTTTGTCGCATTTGCTGAGCAAAATATGGATCGGCTTACCGGTTGGCACGAACCATTGAATCATTTGTTCATCCAGATCGGTTATTCCCCGGCGAGAGTCCACGATCAGTACCATGCCGACCAATTGCTCACGCTCCTGTAAATAGTCGCTTAGAAGGGCATTCCAGTGATATTTGGTCTCATGATTGACCGCAGCGTAGCCATAGCCTGGTAAATCGACTAAGTAAGCCAAAAGGTCATCTTTTGCAAAGATTCCAAAATAATTGATATGTTGGGTGCGTCCTGGGGTTTTACTAGCAAAAGCGAGTCTTTTTTGGTTGCAAAGGACATTCAGGGCGCTGGATTTACCCGCATTTGAGCGACCAGCAAAGGCCACCTCCCGCAAGGGGGTAGCAGGCAGGCAATGGGTGTCATTGACTGTAGTGGCGAATCGGGCTTGAAAGAGTTTAGACATGTCCTGAAGCTATTGTAAAATCACGCAAAATCATGAAATATCTCATGGTGTTGGGTAAAAGGTTGTAAATGTAGGGCCCAAACACTTTTAGGAATTTTTGCCAAGGTAAACATAATGCGTCAAACCTCTCAAATCTCCAAATTCACTAGCTTGCGTGCTGGATTTGCAGTCCTCTCTATTTTCGCCCTGATCGGTGTTTCTGTTCCAGCTAATGCGGCTGATGCTGCTCCTATGGCGCCTGCAGCAGAGGCAGCACCTGCTGCCGAAGTAAAGGTGGCAGTTCCAGGCAAGCCAAAGGCTGATTTAGCCGCTGGTGAAGCATTGTATTCAGCTGGTGATGCAACTCGGGGTGTAACTGCTTGTATTACCTGCCACGGTCCCAAAGGACAAAGTGCAGTGGGTACATGGCCGAAACTTTCTGCTCAGCATGCCGCTTACCTCACTAAGCAATTGAAAAACTTCAAAGAAGGTACTCGTGCCAATGCAATCATGATGGGTATGGCTGCTACTTTGACAGAGCAAGACATGATTAATATTTCAGCGTTCTTGGTAAAGCAACCAGTCTCACAAGGCGTTGCTCAAAATAAAGACACTATCGAGTTGGGTCAAAGCATTTATCGCGGCGGTATCGCTGCTAAAGGCGTTCCTGCTTGTGCTGCTTGTCATAGTCCAAACGGTGCTGGCATTCCTGCTCAATATCCACGCTTAGGTGGTCAGTGGGCTGACTATACATACGCCCAGTTAGTGGCATTTGGTAACGGTACGCGTAAGAATGGCCCAATGATGACTACCATTGCTGGCAAGCTTTCAGATGCAGAAATGAAAGCCGTTTCTGACTACATGGCTGGATTACATTAAGTATTGATAGATCTTCAAATAAAAACCCCGCTCAAGAAGCGGGGTTTTTATTTGTCTAAATCTGTTTGAGATTATTTTGGCAAAACTGTTTCAGTAGCGAATAAGTCAGCTGTTTTTTCGCGCGCACGAATAACATACGCATTTTTTCCATCAACCATAATCTCTGCCGGCTTTGGGCGAGTATTGTAGTTCGATGCCATCACAAATCCATAAGCACCAGCCGAGAGGATTGCTAATAGATCGCCTTCTTCAACTGCAAGATGACGATCTCTTCCAAGCCAGTCGCCTGATTCGCAAACTGGACCAACGATGTCATAAGTCAGGCTCTTTGTTTGCTTGGCTTGCACCGGCACGATGCCATGGTGAGCTTCATAAAGAGCTGGACGCATGAGCTCAGTCATCGCGGCATCGACAATGCAGAAGTTTTTCTCGGCGCCTGGCTTAAGATATTCGACGGTTGTCAAAAGCACGCCAGCATTGCCTACTAGTGAGCGCCCAGGCTCGAGTACTACGTCTAGATGGTCAAAGCCGCGTTCAGCTACATGGTTTAGCAGGGTATTGGTGAACTCAGTAATGTCAGGTGGAGTTTCATCACTATAAGAAATACCGAGTCCGCCGCCAAGATCCAGATGATGAATCACAATGCCTTCTCTTTTGAGGTGTTCTACTAGATCTAATACCTTATCCAGGGCATCTAAGTAAGGTGCGGTAGTAGTGATCTGCGACCCAATATGACAGTCAATTCCGACTACATCAATCTGTGAAAGTTGCGATGCTTCACGATAGGTTTTTAAAACTTCGTGATACGCGATACCAAATTTATTTCCTTTTAAACCCGTAGAAATATAGGGGTGAGTTTGTGCATCTACATCAGGATTCACGCGTAAAGAAATTGGGGCACGGCAGTTTAATTTCGTAGCAACACGATTAATGTTGTGTAGTTCAGCAATTGATTCAACATTGATGCATTTAACGCCAGCCTGCAAAGCGGTTGCGATTTCTGCAGAAGATTTACCAACGCCAGCAAACACAAGGCTTTTGGGATCAGCGCCAATAGCTAGGGCACGGGCTAATTCACCGCCGCTAACTAAGTCAAAACCAGCGCCCAAATTTTTAAAGCAATCGATGACTGCTAAATTGCTATTGGCTTTCATGGCGTAGTGCACACGCGCACGACGCTTACCTTTGGAATCAATACAAGCTTTGTCATAGGCCTGGTAAGCCTCAGTCAACGCTTTTTTACTGTAGACATAAAGTGGCGTACCAAACTCTTTTGCCAAATCTGCTAATGGAATTTCTTCGGCATACCAATTGCCATTGCGTTCAGTAAAGCCAGATAAGTGAGGAATAGGAATTGCTTTACTAGTCATTAATTAGCCGGGGAAGAGGGGTTGGTGCTAGCAGGAGTCTGGGGCGGATACAACTTACCCTTAGGCTCAGGATCGGTAGGCGGTGTAGGAGCAGGGGGTACATTTGGCATATATAGAGGCCCCCTAACCCCACATCCTACAAGGGATATTAGGAGGCTAATACCGAGGGCTCTATTAAGAATCGCTATCATGAATGTCTCTAAAACGAATGATTGAATATAGCATGCAGGACTCTGTTATGAATCCAAATAATTCAGGCGTAGAAACCATTGATGACAAGCAGTTCTACCAATTGGGTAGCAATCTGTTGCAGTCGATTGAAGTTGCGCTGGAAGCTGCAGACGACGCATTAGATCTTGATTTGGATGTGGAGCGCCAGGGCGGAAATGTCATCAATATTCGCTTTCGGGATAAAAGCGTCATTGTGGTCAATACCCAGCCACCACTTCATGAAATTTGGGTGGCTGCTAAATCAGGCGGTTACCACTATCGCTGGGCTGGCACAGTAGCTCAACCCCTGTGGCTTGATACCAAAACTGGTAAAGAGCTCTTAAGTGACTTATCAGAATTTGCTAGTGCCCAAGCTGGGCAGACATTGAAGATCGGATTGATCAAATCCTAATGCGCTGCTTAAGCTGCGCCAGTAGCAATTAAGGTTTCGATCACCTGGGCATCGGGAACACTCTTAATTTGGGCCTTCCCTATTTTTTCTAAGATCACGTAGCGGATTTGACCGCCCTCAGTTTTCTTATCTACCTGCATCAGTTCCATGTAGCGTGCCGCACCAAATTTTGGCGGAACTATGGGTAGGTTCATAGACTGAATGATGCTAGTTAATCGCTCTGCTTCGGCCTGTGTGATCTGATTGAGCCGACAAGATAAATCTGCGCCAAGCACCATTCCGCACCCCACCGCTTCACCATGCAACCACTCTCCATAGCCCATGCCAGCCTCAATAGCATGACCAAATG includes:
- the yihA gene encoding ribosome biogenesis GTP-binding protein YihA/YsxC; this translates as MSKLFQARFATTVNDTHCLPATPLREVAFAGRSNAGKSSALNVLCNQKRLAFASKTPGRTQHINYFGIFAKDDLLAYLVDLPGYGYAAVNHETKYHWNALLSDYLQEREQLVGMVLIVDSRRGITDLDEQMIQWFVPTGKPIHILLSKCDKLNKSECKHALEAVRKQLQQYDPALPDGTGESKQLTAQLFSSTKRIGLEEADNLIIKWLFEAETHEDEITS
- the lysA gene encoding diaminopimelate decarboxylase yields the protein MTSKAIPIPHLSGFTERNGNWYAEEIPLADLAKEFGTPLYVYSKKALTEAYQAYDKACIDSKGKRRARVHYAMKANSNLAVIDCFKNLGAGFDLVSGGELARALAIGADPKSLVFAGVGKSSAEIATALQAGVKCINVESIAELHNINRVATKLNCRAPISLRVNPDVDAQTHPYISTGLKGNKFGIAYHEVLKTYREASQLSQIDVVGIDCHIGSQITTTAPYLDALDKVLDLVEHLKREGIVIHHLDLGGGLGISYSDETPPDITEFTNTLLNHVAERGFDHLDVVLEPGRSLVGNAGVLLTTVEYLKPGAEKNFCIVDAAMTELMRPALYEAHHGIVPVQAKQTKSLTYDIVGPVCESGDWLGRDRHLAVEEGDLLAILSAGAYGFVMASNYNTRPKPAEIMVDGKNAYVIRAREKTADLFATETVLPK
- the cyaY gene encoding iron donor protein CyaY; the protein is MQDSVMNPNNSGVETIDDKQFYQLGSNLLQSIEVALEAADDALDLDLDVERQGGNVINIRFRDKSVIVVNTQPPLHEIWVAAKSGGYHYRWAGTVAQPLWLDTKTGKELLSDLSEFASAQAGQTLKIGLIKS
- a CDS encoding lipoprotein, translated to MIAILNRALGISLLISLVGCGVRGPLYMPNVPPAPTPPTDPEPKGKLYPPQTPASTNPSSPAN
- a CDS encoding cytochrome c, whose amino-acid sequence is MRQTSQISKFTSLRAGFAVLSIFALIGVSVPANAADAAPMAPAAEAAPAAEVKVAVPGKPKADLAAGEALYSAGDATRGVTACITCHGPKGQSAVGTWPKLSAQHAAYLTKQLKNFKEGTRANAIMMGMAATLTEQDMINISAFLVKQPVSQGVAQNKDTIELGQSIYRGGIAAKGVPACAACHSPNGAGIPAQYPRLGGQWADYTYAQLVAFGNGTRKNGPMMTTIAGKLSDAEMKAVSDYMAGLH
- the hemB gene encoding porphobilinogen synthase, whose protein sequence is MKSPVNALLNFPSHRPRRMRRDGWSRRLMQENSVSASDLIYPVFLLEGQGKSEAVASMPGVNRVSLDLLIPVAKECVELRIPVLALFPVIDASLKTPDGKEAFNPSGLIPTAVRELKKRFPTLGIMTDVALDPYTSHGQDGVLDDQGRILNDETTAILVKQALVQAEAGVDIVAPSDMMDGRIGKIREALEQKNLIHTRIMAYSAKYASAFYGPFRDAVGSAKNLGKADKKTYQMDCANGDEALREVALDISEGADMVMVKPGMPYLDIVRRVREEFNYPTYAYQVSGEYAMLKAAAQNGWLDHDAVMMESLLAFKRAGANGVLTYFALEAARLIQSNQ